A single genomic interval of Tsukamurella paurometabola harbors:
- a CDS encoding N-acyl-D-amino-acid deacylase family protein — protein sequence MHDTLIRAATVVDGTEAPRYTADVAITDGVLTAIGTDLGPAHRVIDADGLVLSPGFIDMHAHSDLQVLLNPEHPSRITQGVTCEVIGQDGLSYAPVSDETLAVVRRQIAGWNTDPEDFDFSWRTVGEYLDRLDAAGTATNLAYLVPHGLLRALTIGFGDGVASPAEVARMQEILAQGLREGAVGLSTGLTYTPAMYADDAELAALMRTTGELGGYFSPHHRSYGAGAMEAYAEMIDLSRRTGCPLHLAHATLNFGPNKGRAPELLALLDDAVAAGADVSLDTYPYLPGATTLAAILPSWAAAGGADATLARLRDPQDLARIREHLEHTGSDGCHGVIAEWHTIEISGVGTDALAGYVGRTIERIAADERRDPFDVCIGLLLDDRLATGILQHVGHEENVRAIMRHPAHTGGSDGLLVGGKPHPRAWGTFARYLGHYSRDLGLMSLEECVGHLTGRAARRLKLVRRGLVREGYAADLALFDPDAVIDRATYDAPRTPAAGFTHVFVRGVAALDDGVPTGALAGGALRLTEEGVL from the coding sequence ATGCACGACACACTCATCCGCGCCGCCACCGTCGTCGACGGAACCGAGGCGCCCCGCTACACCGCGGATGTCGCGATCACCGACGGCGTCCTCACGGCGATCGGCACCGACCTCGGGCCGGCGCACCGCGTCATCGACGCCGACGGGCTGGTCCTGAGCCCCGGCTTCATCGACATGCACGCCCATTCCGACCTGCAGGTGCTCCTCAACCCGGAGCACCCGTCGCGGATCACGCAGGGCGTCACGTGCGAGGTGATCGGCCAGGACGGCCTGAGCTACGCGCCGGTCTCCGACGAGACGCTCGCCGTCGTGCGCCGCCAGATCGCCGGGTGGAACACCGATCCGGAGGACTTCGACTTCTCCTGGCGCACCGTCGGCGAATACCTCGACCGGCTCGACGCGGCCGGCACCGCGACCAACCTCGCCTACCTCGTGCCGCACGGTCTCCTCCGGGCCCTCACGATCGGCTTCGGCGACGGTGTCGCATCCCCGGCCGAGGTGGCCCGGATGCAGGAGATCCTGGCGCAGGGGCTGCGCGAGGGCGCCGTCGGCCTGTCCACGGGACTGACCTACACGCCCGCCATGTACGCCGACGACGCCGAGCTGGCCGCGCTCATGCGCACCACCGGCGAGCTCGGCGGCTACTTCTCCCCGCATCACCGCAGCTACGGCGCGGGCGCGATGGAGGCCTACGCCGAGATGATCGACCTGTCGAGGCGCACCGGCTGCCCGCTGCACCTCGCGCACGCCACCCTCAACTTCGGGCCGAACAAGGGCCGGGCACCCGAGCTCCTCGCCCTGCTCGACGATGCCGTCGCCGCGGGGGCCGACGTCTCGCTCGACACCTACCCCTACCTGCCGGGCGCCACGACGCTCGCCGCGATCCTCCCGAGCTGGGCCGCGGCCGGCGGCGCCGACGCCACTCTCGCGCGCCTGCGCGACCCGCAGGACCTCGCCCGCATCCGGGAGCACCTGGAGCACACCGGATCCGACGGCTGTCACGGCGTGATCGCCGAGTGGCACACCATCGAGATCAGCGGCGTCGGCACCGACGCGCTCGCCGGCTACGTCGGCCGCACCATCGAGCGGATCGCCGCCGACGAGCGCCGCGACCCGTTCGACGTGTGCATCGGGCTCCTGCTCGACGACCGCCTCGCCACCGGCATCCTGCAGCACGTCGGGCACGAGGAGAACGTGCGCGCCATCATGCGCCACCCCGCGCACACCGGCGGCAGCGACGGCCTGCTCGTCGGCGGCAAGCCGCACCCGCGCGCCTGGGGCACCTTCGCGCGCTACCTCGGCCACTACAGCCGCGACCTGGGCCTGATGAGCCTCGAGGAGTGCGTCGGTCATCTCACGGGCCGTGCCGCCCGCCGCCTGAAGCTGGTGCGACGGGGCCTGGTCCGCGAGGGCTACGCCGCCGACCTGGCGCTCTTCGACCCCGACGCGGTGATCGACCGCGCCACCTACGACGCCCCGCGCACGCCCGCAGCGGGATTCACGCACGTCTTCGTCCGCGGTGTCGCCGCCCTGGACGACGGCGTCCCCACCGGCGCGCTCGCGGGCGGCGCGCTGCGTCTCACGGAAGAAGGAGTCCTGTGA
- a CDS encoding GntP family permease — protein MSSAIDWLQHDTGGLLTLAAVSIAVLLFLIIKVKLEPFIALIIVSVGLALVAGVSVEKLVGSPQKGAAQSILETGFGGILGHIAPIIGLGTVLGAILERSGGADVLTSWLLKLFGPKGAPLAMGVTGLILGIPVFFDIGIFILAPLVYVCAKRGGKSLVMYAMPMLAGLSMTHAFLPPHPGPVAAAGLLHTSLGWIIIMGLVCGIPAWFASGIVWGTWIGKRVIVDVPEEFVPEEAHASKKQPPLSLIAFIIAVPMLLILGGTFGSVWLEKGTRPFSILVFLGTPAIALTIAVVLAFYLLGIRRGINATQLAEMTGAALKPIGMILLVVGAGALFGAVLRATGVGTALTDSMSDLGLPLIVTAYLVSCALRIAQGSATVAITATAGIIGETVAAGNYSQAQIALIVIAISAGSIILSHVNDGGFWIVAKYFNMTVKQTLMTWSVLETVLSVVGFAMVLIVWAIV, from the coding sequence ATGTCCTCGGCCATCGACTGGCTGCAGCACGACACCGGGGGGCTGCTGACCCTCGCCGCGGTATCGATCGCGGTCCTGCTGTTCCTCATCATCAAGGTCAAGCTCGAACCCTTCATCGCGCTGATCATCGTCTCGGTCGGACTGGCGCTGGTCGCGGGCGTCTCCGTCGAGAAGCTCGTCGGATCACCGCAGAAGGGTGCGGCGCAATCGATCCTGGAGACCGGCTTCGGCGGCATCCTCGGTCACATCGCCCCGATCATCGGCCTCGGCACGGTACTCGGCGCCATCCTGGAACGCTCCGGCGGCGCCGACGTGCTCACCAGCTGGCTGCTGAAACTGTTCGGCCCCAAGGGAGCGCCACTGGCGATGGGCGTCACCGGTCTCATCCTGGGCATCCCGGTGTTCTTCGACATCGGCATCTTCATCCTGGCGCCGCTGGTGTACGTGTGTGCCAAGCGCGGCGGCAAGTCGCTCGTCATGTACGCGATGCCGATGCTCGCCGGCCTGTCGATGACGCACGCCTTCCTGCCGCCGCACCCCGGCCCCGTGGCCGCGGCGGGCCTGCTGCACACCTCGCTCGGCTGGATCATCATCATGGGCCTCGTCTGCGGCATCCCCGCCTGGTTCGCCTCGGGCATCGTCTGGGGCACGTGGATCGGCAAGCGGGTCATCGTCGACGTTCCCGAGGAGTTCGTGCCGGAGGAGGCCCACGCCAGCAAGAAGCAGCCGCCGCTCTCCCTGATCGCCTTCATCATCGCGGTCCCCATGCTGCTGATCCTCGGCGGCACCTTCGGCTCCGTGTGGCTCGAGAAGGGCACCAGGCCGTTCTCGATCCTCGTCTTCCTCGGCACGCCCGCCATCGCCCTGACCATCGCGGTCGTCCTGGCCTTCTACCTGCTCGGCATCCGGCGCGGCATCAACGCCACCCAGCTCGCCGAGATGACCGGTGCGGCGCTCAAGCCGATCGGCATGATCCTGCTGGTGGTCGGCGCCGGCGCCCTGTTCGGCGCGGTCCTGCGGGCCACGGGCGTGGGCACGGCGCTCACCGACTCGATGTCGGACCTCGGCCTGCCGCTGATCGTGACCGCCTACCTGGTCAGCTGCGCCCTGCGCATCGCGCAGGGCTCGGCGACGGTGGCGATCACCGCGACCGCCGGCATCATCGGTGAGACGGTGGCCGCCGGCAACTACTCGCAGGCGCAGATCGCGCTGATCGTCATCGCGATCTCGGCCGGCTCGATCATCCTCAGCCACGTCAACGACGGGGGTTTCTGGATCGTCGCGAAGTACTTCAACATGACGGTCAAGCAGACGCTCATGACCTGGTCGGTGCTCGAGACCGTCCTCTCGGTGGTGGGCTTCGCGATGGTGCTCATCGTCTGGGCGATCGTCTGA
- a CDS encoding alanine racemase, translating to MMANGNGARPTVLSVLDKAVPAWANGMSTADFLARAPRLSELATPVLVLDRAAMADNIAEFARWTAAHGFDLEPHGKTTMAPALWQDQLDAGSTAITVANLPQLRAAVVTGFRNLHVANAIADPAGIRWLGEALDADPELEVTLWADGLGTVELLDRGLATATRQPTVLVELGGPGGRTGARTVDEAVAIGERIAASPRLRLGGVTGYEGAFAHDTSAAALGTVDDYLRTLKALHARLRPLYPEGRIVVSAGGSAYFDRVAAILGDIDDARIVVRSGAYIIHDDGFYRGITPSGREADAPRLRSAMHVWARVISRPEPGLALLDVGRRDVSFDEGLPEPQVAAPGLGEPARPLEAEISAVNDQHAFLRLPAGDPLAVGDVVRLGLSHPCTVFDKWRVIPVVADDGENPQVVDMISTYF from the coding sequence ATGATGGCCAACGGGAACGGCGCGCGGCCGACGGTGCTGAGTGTGCTCGACAAGGCGGTGCCCGCGTGGGCGAACGGGATGAGCACGGCCGATTTCCTCGCCCGCGCACCACGCCTGAGCGAACTCGCCACGCCGGTGCTCGTCCTCGACCGGGCGGCGATGGCGGACAACATCGCGGAGTTCGCCCGGTGGACCGCCGCACACGGCTTCGACCTCGAGCCGCACGGCAAGACCACGATGGCGCCCGCGCTGTGGCAGGACCAGCTCGACGCCGGCTCCACGGCGATCACCGTCGCGAACCTGCCCCAGCTGCGGGCCGCCGTCGTCACCGGATTCCGGAACCTGCATGTGGCGAACGCGATCGCCGACCCGGCCGGGATCCGCTGGCTCGGCGAGGCGCTCGACGCCGACCCGGAACTCGAGGTCACCCTCTGGGCCGACGGACTCGGCACCGTCGAACTGCTCGACCGCGGCCTCGCCACCGCGACGCGCCAGCCCACCGTGCTCGTCGAACTGGGTGGCCCCGGCGGCCGCACCGGAGCGCGCACCGTCGACGAGGCCGTCGCGATCGGCGAGCGCATCGCGGCGTCCCCGCGTCTGCGTCTCGGCGGCGTCACCGGCTACGAGGGCGCCTTCGCGCACGACACCTCGGCCGCGGCGCTCGGCACCGTCGACGACTACCTGCGCACACTCAAGGCCCTGCACGCGCGCCTGCGCCCGCTGTACCCGGAAGGGCGCATCGTCGTCTCCGCCGGCGGCAGTGCCTATTTCGACCGTGTCGCCGCGATCCTCGGCGACATCGACGACGCCCGGATCGTGGTCAGGTCGGGGGCGTACATCATCCACGACGACGGCTTCTACCGCGGCATCACGCCGTCCGGCCGCGAGGCGGACGCGCCGCGGCTGCGGTCCGCGATGCACGTCTGGGCGCGCGTCATCTCGCGGCCCGAGCCCGGCCTCGCCCTGCTCGACGTGGGCCGCCGCGACGTCTCCTTCGACGAGGGCCTGCCCGAACCGCAGGTCGCCGCGCCGGGGCTCGGCGAGCCCGCGCGACCGCTCGAGGCGGAGATCTCCGCGGTCAACGATCAGCACGCCTTCCTCCGCCTGCCCGCCGGTGACCCGCTCGCCGTCGGCGACGTGGTGCGCCTGGGGCTGAGTCACCCGTGCACCGTCTTCGACAAGTGGCGCGTCATCCCCGTCGTCGCCGACGACGGCGAGAACCCGCAGGTCGTCGACATGATCTCCACCTACTTCTAG
- a CDS encoding bifunctional 4-hydroxy-2-oxoglutarate aldolase/2-dehydro-3-deoxy-phosphogluconate aldolase, translating into MTATDPSGLLDALAADRALTVVRAPELPDAAALCRALAEGGIRTVELTFTTPGVLGHLERAADVEGTNLGVGTVRSAAQARDAVNAGARFLVTPDVNEEVAEAARDLGVPVFLGALTPTEVARAAALGSVAVKIFPARAFGPGYLKDLHGPFPGLPLLPSGGVSEANAREFLGAGAVAVCAGTSVVPPDTVAAGDWADITLRAARFVAAL; encoded by the coding sequence GTGACCGCCACCGATCCATCCGGCCTGCTCGACGCGCTGGCCGCAGACCGGGCGCTCACCGTGGTGCGCGCCCCCGAGCTCCCCGACGCGGCGGCACTGTGCCGCGCGCTCGCGGAGGGCGGGATCCGCACCGTGGAGCTGACGTTCACCACACCCGGCGTCCTGGGCCACCTCGAACGCGCCGCGGACGTCGAGGGCACGAACCTCGGCGTCGGCACGGTGCGGTCCGCCGCCCAGGCCCGCGACGCCGTGAACGCGGGTGCCCGGTTCCTGGTGACGCCCGACGTCAACGAGGAGGTCGCGGAGGCGGCACGCGACCTCGGCGTCCCTGTCTTCCTCGGCGCGCTGACCCCGACCGAGGTGGCACGCGCGGCCGCGCTCGGGTCGGTGGCAGTGAAGATCTTCCCCGCCCGTGCCTTCGGGCCGGGCTACCTCAAGGACCTGCACGGTCCGTTCCCCGGCCTGCCGCTCCTCCCGTCCGGCGGGGTGAGCGAGGCCAATGCCCGCGAGTTCCTGGGTGCCGGCGCGGTCGCCGTCTGCGCCGGCACGTCCGTCGTGCCCCCCGACACCGTCGCCGCCGGCGACTGGGCCGACATCACCCTCCGCGCCGCGCGTTTCGTCGCCGCGCTCTGA
- a CDS encoding polyhydroxyalkanoate synthesis regulator DNA-binding domain-containing protein, whose product MTDDEPYLIKRYSNRKLYDSVRRRFTTLDEIAVLLDAGVRIVVRDHDVGTDRTDEVLAQLIRRRAQSRPRTSGSGASSLLADLLRAPAEVAQTVVGGLAGQGDGATAPSSESDDAGAARATGADDGEGKKPTKSESASGAATSDGAKAPADGADQRDEEIRELREQVSALTEAVTLLLKEKSDRAE is encoded by the coding sequence ATGACCGACGACGAACCGTATCTGATCAAGCGGTACTCGAATCGCAAGCTGTACGACTCGGTCCGGCGTCGTTTCACCACCCTCGACGAGATCGCGGTGCTGCTCGATGCGGGGGTCCGGATCGTGGTCCGCGACCACGACGTGGGCACCGATCGCACCGACGAGGTGCTCGCTCAGCTCATCCGCCGCCGGGCGCAGAGTCGCCCGCGCACGTCGGGTTCCGGTGCCTCCAGTCTCCTCGCCGACCTGCTGCGTGCGCCCGCCGAGGTCGCGCAGACCGTCGTCGGCGGCTTGGCGGGCCAGGGGGACGGCGCGACCGCTCCGTCCTCCGAGTCCGATGACGCCGGGGCGGCCCGGGCCACGGGCGCTGACGACGGTGAGGGGAAGAAGCCGACGAAGTCCGAGTCCGCCTCGGGTGCGGCGACGTCCGACGGGGCGAAGGCGCCGGCGGACGGTGCGGATCAGCGCGACGAGGAGATCCGCGAGCTGCGCGAGCAGGTCAGTGCCCTCACGGAAGCGGTCACGCTCCTGCTCAAGGAGAAGTCGGACCGCGCGGAGTAG
- a CDS encoding DUF1330 domain-containing protein: protein MAKGYWVSNYRAINDTEKLAAYNALAARAVAAGGGRLLSRDGRVIAYEAGIAERTIVIEFDSFEQAVAARESEAYQEALAALGDGVERDFRIVKGVD from the coding sequence GTGGCCAAGGGCTACTGGGTCAGCAACTACCGCGCGATCAACGACACCGAGAAGCTGGCCGCCTACAACGCGCTGGCCGCCCGAGCGGTCGCGGCCGGTGGCGGGCGCCTGCTGTCGCGCGACGGGCGGGTCATCGCCTACGAGGCCGGTATCGCCGAGCGCACCATCGTCATCGAGTTCGACAGTTTCGAGCAGGCCGTCGCCGCGCGCGAGAGCGAGGCCTACCAGGAGGCGCTCGCCGCCCTCGGCGACGGCGTAGAGCGCGACTTCCGCATCGTCAAGGGCGTCGACTGA
- a CDS encoding thioredoxin domain-containing protein — translation MSKGKNAKYVPAKQSNTMTYVLGGIAVLVVIVVVIGGVLLLSKKEGTPADKAQAAIDKATPSFVLGKADAPTKLTFFEDAYCPACGNMERAYGEQITKAVEDGKLQITFFMLSFLNRQSPSGDYSDRAAGGLLAIAKSSLPEDQKQKAWLGAHTAMYANQPEEGKGDKTNAEIAKVLADGAKAKGVELPADVVSAISEGKYATDAATTAGEGSKLLSEVNSTGTPTVVHNGVKVEVQGDWLTPLLK, via the coding sequence GTGAGCAAGGGTAAGAACGCGAAGTACGTTCCCGCGAAGCAGTCCAACACCATGACCTACGTGCTGGGCGGTATCGCCGTCCTCGTGGTGATCGTGGTCGTCATCGGCGGCGTCCTGCTGCTGAGCAAGAAGGAGGGCACGCCCGCCGACAAGGCGCAGGCCGCGATCGACAAGGCCACGCCGTCCTTCGTGCTCGGCAAAGCGGACGCGCCCACGAAGCTGACGTTCTTCGAGGACGCCTACTGCCCCGCCTGCGGCAACATGGAGCGCGCCTACGGCGAGCAGATCACCAAGGCGGTCGAGGACGGGAAGCTGCAGATCACGTTCTTCATGCTCTCCTTCCTGAACCGCCAGAGCCCGTCGGGCGACTACTCCGACCGCGCGGCCGGCGGCCTGCTGGCCATCGCCAAGTCGTCGCTGCCCGAGGATCAGAAGCAGAAGGCCTGGCTGGGTGCGCACACCGCCATGTACGCCAACCAGCCCGAGGAGGGCAAGGGCGACAAGACCAACGCCGAGATCGCCAAGGTCCTGGCCGACGGCGCGAAGGCCAAGGGGGTCGAGCTGCCCGCCGACGTCGTCAGCGCCATCAGCGAGGGCAAGTACGCGACCGATGCGGCGACGACCGCCGGCGAGGGCAGCAAGCTGCTGAGCGAGGTCAACAGCACCGGCACACCCACCGTCGTGCACAACGGAGTGAAGGTCGAGGTGCAGGGCGACTGGCTGACTCCGCTCCTCAAGTAG
- a CDS encoding DUF445 domain-containing protein, producing MQSWSEIVADFGRNWPVYVSMPIIAALIGYGTKLVAIKMMFRPQKFKGIGKLGWQGIIPRRAPQMVDILCDTLTGRLISSREIAGKIDGAEVAALIERPLRAEVGRVAREVLPEYQPTLWHVLPPVAQDLVIERVQDAAPDAVVRITEAITDDVDELFDLKAMVTEEFLADPDTLESMFLDVGRREFAFIRRSGLVFGFCIGLVQLLVWALFRNPYVMPLFGLFTGWFTDWAALRLIFNPKEPKKYLGVITWQGLFLKHRIPVSHEYGTLIATRVLTSDRLMRAVFTGKNSPKVVMVIAEVIEDSVREHLGDLEQLAGVDVASLPLLKELGITELPGLGAIGGEVGDLPVAGLLGVVSGVLSGPVRGATGLGLDVAGVQPMCNAAAADIAESLPAVLRGAEDYLTRVMEIQPIMAEKMAAMTPEEFEGVLRPAFQADERTLIMVGAILGFLVGELQVLLVEHLTH from the coding sequence ATGCAATCCTGGTCCGAGATCGTCGCCGACTTCGGCCGGAACTGGCCGGTGTACGTCTCCATGCCGATCATCGCCGCGCTCATCGGCTACGGCACCAAGCTGGTCGCGATCAAGATGATGTTCCGGCCGCAGAAGTTCAAGGGCATCGGCAAGCTCGGCTGGCAGGGCATCATTCCGCGGCGGGCGCCGCAGATGGTCGACATCCTGTGCGACACCCTCACCGGCCGCCTCATCTCCTCGCGCGAGATCGCCGGGAAGATCGACGGTGCCGAGGTCGCGGCACTCATCGAGCGCCCGTTGCGGGCGGAGGTCGGCCGCGTGGCCCGCGAGGTGCTGCCCGAGTACCAGCCGACCCTGTGGCACGTGCTGCCCCCGGTGGCCCAGGACCTCGTCATCGAGCGCGTGCAGGACGCCGCCCCGGATGCCGTCGTCCGCATCACCGAGGCGATCACCGACGACGTCGACGAGCTCTTCGACCTCAAGGCGATGGTGACCGAGGAGTTCCTGGCGGACCCGGACACGCTGGAGTCGATGTTCCTCGACGTCGGCCGCAGGGAGTTCGCGTTCATCCGGCGCAGCGGCCTCGTGTTCGGCTTCTGCATCGGCCTCGTTCAGCTCCTGGTCTGGGCGCTCTTCCGCAATCCGTACGTGATGCCACTGTTCGGCCTGTTCACGGGCTGGTTCACGGACTGGGCGGCGCTCCGCCTGATCTTCAACCCCAAGGAGCCGAAGAAGTACCTCGGGGTGATCACGTGGCAGGGGCTGTTCCTCAAGCACCGGATCCCGGTGTCCCACGAGTACGGCACGCTGATCGCCACGCGCGTGCTGACCTCCGACCGACTGATGCGCGCGGTGTTCACGGGCAAGAACTCCCCGAAGGTGGTCATGGTGATCGCCGAGGTGATCGAGGACAGCGTCCGCGAGCACCTGGGCGACCTCGAGCAGCTCGCGGGCGTCGACGTGGCCTCTCTGCCCCTGCTCAAGGAGCTGGGGATCACCGAGCTCCCGGGCCTCGGCGCGATCGGCGGCGAGGTGGGGGACCTGCCGGTGGCCGGCCTGCTCGGCGTCGTCAGCGGCGTGCTCAGCGGTCCGGTCCGCGGGGCGACGGGCCTGGGCCTCGATGTCGCGGGCGTGCAACCGATGTGCAACGCCGCCGCGGCGGACATCGCGGAATCCCTGCCGGCGGTGCTCCGGGGCGCGGAGGACTACCTCACGCGCGTCATGGAGATCCAGCCGATCATGGCCGAGAAGATGGCCGCGATGACGCCGGAGGAGTTCGAAGGCGTTCTGCGACCGGCGTTCCAGGCCGACGAGCGCACATTGATCATGGTCGGCGCGATCCTCGGCTTCCTCGTGGGTGAGCTGCAGGTTCTGTTGGTGGAGCACCTGACCCACTGA
- the pgm gene encoding phosphoglucomutase (alpha-D-glucose-1,6-bisphosphate-dependent): MAHARAGQPALPEDLIDVEAVRAAYYSVAPDPGDPDQRVTFGTSGHRGTSLNGSFNDNHIAATTQAIVEYRAAEGVRGPLYLAKDTHLLSGPAWETAVEVLAANGVDTLIDLDDRYTPTPALSHAILTFNRRHGGGVEADGIVVTPSHNPPADGGFKYNPPTGGPADTDATSAIAARANEILEGGLRDVRRIPLERALASDAIQRFDFLDSYVGDLPSVLHLDKIRDAGVRIGADPLGGAAVGYWGAIGDRYNLDLTVVNPTVDPQFAFMTLDTDGKIRMDCSSPNAMASLIANKDQYDIATGNDADSDRHGIVTPDGGLMNPNHYLAVAIDYLFASRGWRDDAAVGKTLVSSSMIDRVVAEQRRKLLEVPVGFKWFVPGLLDGSVGFGGEESAGASFLRHDGSVWTTDKDGIILALLASEILAVTGKSPSQHFAVLGEQYGVPAYARTDAPAGREQKAVLAKLSPEQVTAGELAGEPITAKLTRAPGNGAPIGGLKVTTESAWFAARPSGTEDVYKIYAESFRGPEHLAQVQAEAKALVDGVLGA, from the coding sequence ATGGCTCATGCGCGTGCCGGCCAACCGGCTCTTCCCGAGGACCTGATCGACGTCGAAGCCGTTCGTGCTGCGTACTATTCGGTCGCGCCCGACCCCGGCGACCCCGATCAGCGGGTGACCTTCGGCACGTCGGGGCATCGGGGGACGTCGCTGAACGGCAGCTTCAACGACAACCACATCGCGGCCACCACGCAGGCGATCGTCGAGTACCGCGCGGCGGAGGGCGTCCGCGGGCCGCTCTACCTCGCGAAGGACACGCACCTGCTCTCCGGCCCGGCGTGGGAGACGGCTGTGGAGGTGCTCGCCGCGAACGGCGTCGACACCCTGATCGACCTCGACGACCGGTACACGCCGACGCCCGCCCTGAGTCACGCGATCCTCACCTTCAACCGCAGGCACGGCGGGGGCGTCGAGGCGGACGGCATCGTCGTCACCCCGTCGCACAACCCGCCCGCGGACGGCGGCTTCAAGTACAACCCGCCGACCGGTGGCCCCGCCGACACCGACGCGACCTCGGCGATCGCCGCGCGTGCCAACGAGATCCTCGAGGGCGGCCTCCGCGACGTGCGCCGGATCCCGTTGGAGCGGGCCCTCGCCTCCGACGCGATCCAACGCTTCGACTTCCTCGACTCCTACGTCGGGGACCTGCCGTCGGTGTTGCACCTGGACAAGATCCGCGACGCCGGCGTCCGCATCGGCGCCGACCCCCTCGGCGGTGCGGCGGTCGGCTACTGGGGTGCCATCGGCGACCGGTACAACCTCGACCTCACCGTGGTCAATCCGACCGTCGACCCGCAGTTCGCGTTCATGACGCTCGACACCGACGGCAAGATCCGCATGGACTGCAGCTCGCCCAACGCGATGGCCTCGCTCATCGCGAACAAGGACCAGTACGACATCGCGACCGGCAACGACGCGGACTCCGACCGGCACGGCATCGTCACCCCCGACGGCGGGCTGATGAACCCGAACCACTACCTCGCCGTCGCGATCGACTACCTCTTCGCCTCGCGCGGCTGGCGCGACGACGCCGCGGTCGGCAAGACGCTCGTCAGCTCGTCGATGATCGACCGCGTGGTGGCCGAGCAGCGCCGCAAACTCCTCGAGGTCCCCGTCGGTTTCAAGTGGTTCGTGCCCGGCCTGCTCGACGGGAGTGTCGGCTTCGGCGGCGAGGAGTCCGCCGGCGCGTCCTTCCTGCGGCACGACGGATCGGTGTGGACCACCGACAAGGACGGCATCATCCTGGCGCTGCTCGCATCGGAGATCCTGGCCGTCACCGGCAAGAGCCCGTCGCAGCACTTCGCGGTGCTCGGGGAGCAGTACGGCGTGCCCGCCTACGCGCGGACCGACGCGCCCGCCGGCCGCGAGCAGAAGGCGGTGCTGGCGAAGCTCTCGCCCGAGCAGGTCACGGCCGGCGAGCTGGCGGGGGAGCCGATCACCGCCAAGCTCACCCGCGCGCCCGGCAACGGCGCTCCGATCGGCGGTCTCAAGGTGACCACCGAGAGTGCGTGGTTCGCGGCGCGTCCGTCCGGTACCGAGGACGTGTACAAGATCTACGCCGAGTCCTTCCGCGGGCCGGAGCATCTCGCCCAGGTGCAGGCCGAGGCGAAGGCGCTCGTCGACGGCGTTCTGGGGGCCTGA
- a CDS encoding tellurite resistance/C4-dicarboxylate transporter family protein, with protein sequence MSSHALHRLLNPPPGHALGRFAFVMATGIVGTLLHSAGATTPGDTLVILAAIGYAALAVAGAVRARSIPAIRAEIAAAGFTTMAVPAATSVLAGYLALRGLTTPALVVGVVAMAAWLVLGYLVPAQRVLDNSGARDGDRLRGADGTWFLWGVSTQSVAVVAGLLAPQVPGHGLGAVATLWWGLGMAQFVLVAALVAARMMLAPVHPGEEVAPYWVFFGSAAISILAGSELAALPSGERILAPEFVTAVCVCLWAFATWLVPLLVTLTLWQWRRSPESDFLRLALWSIVFPIGMYGQATLRLGDAAGLEWMSPIAHADAWFAPAAWLAVALGMAVVATRGPRRGTTPRGPTSP encoded by the coding sequence GTGTCCTCCCACGCCCTGCACCGCCTGTTGAATCCGCCACCCGGACACGCGCTGGGACGGTTCGCCTTCGTGATGGCGACGGGGATCGTCGGGACGCTCCTGCACTCCGCGGGGGCGACGACGCCGGGCGACACCCTGGTCATCCTGGCCGCGATCGGATATGCGGCACTCGCCGTGGCGGGAGCCGTCCGGGCACGCAGCATCCCGGCGATCCGGGCGGAGATCGCCGCTGCGGGGTTCACGACGATGGCGGTCCCCGCCGCGACCTCCGTGCTCGCCGGCTACCTCGCGCTGCGCGGGCTGACGACGCCCGCCCTCGTGGTCGGCGTCGTGGCCATGGCCGCGTGGCTCGTGCTGGGCTACCTCGTTCCGGCGCAGCGGGTCCTGGACAACTCCGGCGCCCGGGACGGCGACCGGCTCCGGGGCGCCGACGGGACGTGGTTCCTCTGGGGCGTCTCGACGCAGTCCGTGGCGGTGGTGGCGGGGCTGCTCGCACCGCAGGTGCCCGGTCACGGACTCGGCGCGGTCGCCACCCTGTGGTGGGGGCTCGGGATGGCACAGTTCGTGCTCGTCGCGGCCCTGGTGGCGGCGAGGATGATGCTCGCCCCGGTGCACCCGGGCGAGGAGGTGGCGCCCTACTGGGTGTTCTTCGGCTCCGCCGCGATCTCGATCCTCGCGGGATCGGAGCTGGCCGCACTCCCGTCGGGCGAAAGGATCCTCGCGCCGGAGTTCGTCACCGCCGTGTGCGTGTGCCTGTGGGCGTTCGCCACCTGGCTGGTACCGCTCCTCGTGACACTCACCCTGTGGCAGTGGCGCCGCTCTCCCGAGTCGGACTTCCTGCGGCTCGCACTGTGGTCGATCGTCTTCCCGATCGGCATGTACGGTCAGGCCACGTTGCGCCTCGGCGACGCCGCCGGCCTGGAGTGGATGTCCCCCATCGCGCACGCCGACGCCTGGTTCGCACCGGCGGCGTGGCTGGCAGTCGCGCTGGGGATGGCCGTGGTGGCGACCCGCGGCCCACGGAGGGGCACTACTCCGCGCGGTCCGACTTCTCCTTGA